Part of the Salvelinus fontinalis isolate EN_2023a chromosome 1, ASM2944872v1, whole genome shotgun sequence genome is shown below.
agccctatccctcagctgtttaccaaagcAGGGTGTGCGTTTGTTTGAATCTCTTATTGCCCCTTAAATGAATAGGTAAATATATATTTCAAGTTATCCATCTTCACAAATAAATCAATACAATAGTAAGGCCCATTGAAAACAACACTCACTCAGGAAGATGTGCCCAGGGAAAAGGGGAGCAGATCTGGGGTAACTCAAAGACGTAATTGCACATACACTGGATAGAACCTTAGGCATTAGGCTACCCCCTTCCCCACTTTTGTTTTCCCAGGGCACATCAGCCTTTACTATGAAAGAAATCTCCCGAACGAATAGTACATGGACTCAGGCTGCCAATAAAACCCCGCCCTTGATTGTAGGaatcaattatttaaaaaatggtaAGAAACAGAATGAACAAGGCACTCAGCATATAAAGGGAGCCGAACAAACCCTTCCCATTATCAAAAATTGAATCTGTGTCAGTGGGGTcgacagtaggacagatataaCTGCTGTCAGCATCTACCCCACTGGATGTAAACTCCACAAAGCCTGGCTGGTCGGTGCTGATCTGGGAGTTGATCCAGGACTGGTAACTGGACACTCTAGTGTAGACCCCAGGGAGATTAGGCCGAGCGCAGCCATAACCCCAACTAACAACACCAGACTGGACCCAGACGGAGTTCTGTTCAACCACCATTAGACCTCCTGAGTCACCCTGAGAAGATAGAGCAAGGTAAGTCTCTCAAAGTAATTAAAAGATGGCATGTTATAGGAAATGGATTGGAACAGGGCCCAGTTCTACAAAAGTTATCTGATCAGATTTCATGCATAGAAACAGAATAAATAGGATGGGTGTATctttgacttgaatggggatgcccgttctaattattatatatatatatatatatatatatatatattttttttttctccctaaTTTTGTGATTATGATCTTGtcttatcgctgcaactcccccaacgggctcgggagaggcgaaggtcgagtcatgcgttctccgaaacatgacccgctaagccgcacttcttaacacccgctcgcttaacccggaagccagctgcaccaatgtgtcagaggaaacacgtTCAACTGCCGAACGAAGTCAGCCTGCAgttgcccggcccgccacaaggagtcgctaaaaCGCGATGAGACAAGTAAAGCCCCtccggccaaatcctcccctaacccggacgacactgggccaactgtgagccgccctatgggactcccggtcacggctagGAGTCGAACCCCTGGCTGTAGTGCCGCTGtaacactgtgatgcagtgccttagaccgctgcgccactcggggggCACTATGAATACTATTTCCATGCATTTAATTCTATCAGATAACTTTAGAAAAACTAGGCCAAGGAGAACAAGAAGATAGGTTAGCATGGACTTTACCTGACATGAGTCCTTGCCCCCTTCCAGAACACCAGCACAGAGCATGTTGTCTGTGATTGAGCTGACCCCATTCAGGCAGTCACACTGTGTGTTCCCCACAACTGGAACCTCCACTTCTTGCAGAGTCTGGGGTGGGGGTAGGTGATCTGAAGGAAACAAAAGACTAGTAATGGGAGATCTTTAAATTGTCCATTTCAATCGTAATAATAACAAAAATCAGTGTGCACTTGTGGCCACTGGGGATACTGTTTCACATAAGACATCATCTCATCAACATCTCCTACAATGGATAATTAACGTGTCCTCACCTCCTTCATTGGCATTGCCCCAGCCAGTCACCCAGCTCTCAGTGCcctggtggaaaacactgtcacTTGCTGCCAGACAGACGGGAAAGATGTAATCAGTGAAGTTAACTGGTGAGGAGAGTTTGAGCAGAGCGATGTCGTTGTCATGTGTGCTTCCATCGTAAGCTGGATGTAAAATGATCTCATCCACAGTTGTGGACACTTCATTGGGGTTACTGCCCTGCTGGTTCTGTCGACCAAGGATAATGCTCCAACCATTTGGGCTTGCGCTTTGTTGGAATAAAAAAAAAGACACATCAAAGTGACAAAATAAAAGATTAACACAGAATGAATGGACAATTACATTTTGAACAACTTATTTCAGCTGCAttaaaaactttattttttttacatattccTTTGTGCTAGAACCTTCATGTTCCCTGTATCTCACGCTAACTCACCTGGAGAAGCAGTGGGCTGCAGACATCACCCACTCCTTGTTGACGAGGGACCCACCACAAACGTGGCTGCCAGATTCTTGGAGGCTTGCCTGCCAGGGCCAACTTCCTGCAGGGGCATCTTGACCTCCCACTATTTTGTTGTTGACAGGAGTGATGCCACACACTGACATAAAATAGAGAATATTGGAAATAAATACTCCACATTTGCCATAGGAATTAGAATAATAATTTTGATTGGAAACCTATAGTGTGATATCTGCACCTGGATTTCAGCCAAGCTGACTTTAGATGAAAATACAAGGTCAGAAACTCATGTTAAGCAGTTGCAATGGCTGGTGCTTTGCTTGTAGTGAATGGTACCGTTGTAGACTAGGACAGATGAAACCACTATCTAATAACAATTCAATAATTTTATATACCACCCCCACTCCGCACTGAGCTGAGTGATTAAAGGGAAAGTGTTCCGCAATTTTAGTCTAATCTAAATCGTTTTCTTACCTCAAGAGGTTGTGTGTTTATCTTAAAATGTGTATACAAGCTTTACGGAAAGTCCTTTGAAGCCATGCATGGAATGCGAGTATAAAACGGATGAAAACAGTTCTGTTCCAAAATAACTACTTATCCAGTGATATTAACGCAATATAAATTGAAGTGTGTGAGCTATTTTAGgacgtttttattttttacctgtATACCATCAGTTTGTTTGCACTGCGGTGGGAGGTATGGCAATGtctgaggtgtgtccttaaaaacatcTGCCAAAGTGCCAATTTCAGGCAGCGCAAGTTAGGACATTTAAGACCCACCTAAAACGTCTCTTAACGATAACGCATTTTCCaggctacatttacatttacattttagtcatttagcagacgctcttatccagagcgacttacagtagagtgcatacatttttattacattttacctactgagacaaggatatccctaccggccaaaccctccctaacccggacgacgctatgccaattgtgcgtcgccccacccTACATATATAACATAACATCTCATTAAGATGAGAGATGGTTTCAGTCAGTTACAATTCAGTCAGTCAAAGAGAAAGTGGATTCAAATCAGTTATTGGAGGTAATGTAAACTCACCAGGGGTTGTTGATGTGGTGGCTGGAGGGATATAAATGGCTGCAGGGAATAGAGAGGTTGAAAATCGAGCACTTCCTGTAAAGCCCTGTAGCCTCAAAATATGAGATTGTGTATTTTATTAAAGCCTCACTATTGTGTCATGCTGCCATCGCCGGGGGGAGGGAATCAAGATCAGCTAAATGaaatgtatatgtaaaatagtaacacaatcaTCATCATACAAAGTGGATAAAGTCCATACTCATCATCAACAGAAGAACCATAAGAACCTTCATTTGATTCCCCATTGTCAGAAGCTCCTTGTCCATTAAAATCTAGGAGCAAACATGAATATCATTATGCCCTTATTCAAAACTGGCTTGATTTACATCTGACATTTTGGATTCATTGACATTTTACATTTCGTATTCTACAAGCAAATGGGTAAGATGAGCTCACCTGTTTCTGTGGATTCACCCGTTCTTTCTTCTATGTAGTCCTGTTCCGTTGGCACATTTGGCTTATATGTacggcatatatatatatatatactgtaggcaGGTGAGTAAATTGGAATTTGGTCATTGGGGCTGGTCCCATATGACGTTTACTGCAGGTGTGGCAAGTGGACTTACACATTCATTTGAATTTTTACTTAGAATAGCTCACCTGTTTCTCTGCATTCTCTCTTCcatccacatacagtaccagtcaaaaatttggacacacctactcatttcaagggtttttctttatttgtactattttccacattgtagaataatagtgaagacatcaaaactaggaaataacacatatggaatcatgtagtaaccaaaaaagctgaaaagctgtcatcaaggcaaaggttggctactttgaagaacctcaaatataaaatatattttgatttgtttaacacttttttggttactacatgattccatatgtgttatttcctagttttgatgtcttcactattattctacaatgtggaaaatagtaaaaaaaaaaaaaaaaaaacctggaatgagtaggtgtgtccaaactttttactggtactgctATTTTCCAAACCTGGCTCCAGGGTTGGtaatttacctgtcttatatcagctcgCTTGCTCTGAGGTGGGAGGGGTGTAAATATTTGAGATGTGTCCTTAAAAACGGACACCAACGTCAAGCAGAGCTACTGGTGATATTTAAGACTCGCCAAAAGCTGGTATTAGTGGTAACGCAATTGGTTATCTATTTTGCCAGCATAGGCACACAGTAGCCTAAACAGTAGCCTATAACCAATGTTTTATTAAAATATCATGAGCAGCAAAACACTCAGACATTCCAATTTTTctagacatttttttatttatttctttacATGCATCTtctgtgaaaagtttggactcaTTAGGCTTATGTGCGACGCCCATTCAAAGAAAGATGTCAGTGACTGTAGGAAGTCTGATTAGGAACATCAAGGTATTACAATAGACTGCTTGCATCTTCCCCTTTCATCTGTTGTccctacagtgagctccaaaggtATTGGGACtgacacattgtttgttgtgttggctctgtactccagcactttggatttgaaattatacaatgactatgaggttaaagtacaGACTATAAGCTTTACTTAATTTGAAGGTAtgttcatccatatcgggtgaaccgtttagaaattacaacatagtcccccattttaggggaccaaaagtatagggacaaattcacttatgtatattcaagtagtaaaaagttaagtatttggtcccatattaaTTTcaagcaatgactacatcaagcttgtgactacaaacttgttggatgcatttgctgtttgttttggttgtgtttcagattattttgtgcccaatagaaatgaatggtaaataatgtattgtgtcattctggagtcaattgtaaataagaatagaatatgtttctaaacacttctacattaatgtggatgctaccataatTACGGATAGTgctgaatgaatcgtgaaaaaTAAATGACTGAgaaagttacatacacacaaaaatcATACCTCCATGACAtaataacctctcaccattacattGACAGGGGAGGCtagcattttggggggggggggggggggggtgatatttatgcctctaacGTTCTCACTCATCCTTATTCAAGATTTATATAGGATTattcgtaatcatggtagcatccacattaatataAAAGCCTACATGCATAAGTCTACTTTCTGTACAACACTAAAACTAACTAAATATAAACATTAAACATAAATGTTTTTATCAAACAAACTGAATAAAAACTAGTAAATCAAGTCTAAAAATTAA
Proteins encoded:
- the LOC129860963 gene encoding serine protease 27-like gives rise to the protein MSVCGITPVNNKIVGGQDAPAGSWPWQASLQESGSHVCGGSLVNKEWVMSAAHCFSSASPNGWSIILGRQNQQGSNPNEVSTTVDEIILHPAYDGSTHDNDIALLKLSSPVNFTDYIFPVCLAASDSVFHQGTESWVTGWGNANEGDHLPPPQTLQEVEVPVVGNTQCDCLNGVSSITDNMLCAGVLEGGKDSCQGDSGGLMVVEQNSVWVQSGVVSWGYGCARPNLPGVYTRVSSYQSWINSQISTDQPGFVEFTSSGVDADSSYICPTVDPTDTDSIFDNGKGLFGSLYMLSALFILFLTIF